The Thermococcus peptonophilus genomic sequence GCAATTAGACCCGTTATGATCGTTATCCAGATGGCCCTTTCTCTGGGCAGGACCCTTTTTATTGTGACCGTCCCCGCTGTGTAGAGGTTAAAGTCCGGGTGATGGGTTTCGTCTATGTACACTGGGCCGGGCAGGTAGTCAGCAAGGTTCCTCAAAAAGGGTTCGTTCTCATCGAAGAGGTTGTTCGTCAGTATGTCCGGGTCGGAGAGGACTATTATCCTGCCCTTCCCGTAGGTTATCTCCGTCATGATGGGGTACTGCCTCCGGTGGAAGTTTATCATGGCCATTCTGCTTGCGTAGATTTCTCCCTTCCCTGTGACGATTACTGCAGAGGGGTCGCTTGTGACGATTTTGCTCACGTTTCTGGCCAGGAGCGGGTTTTTTATTGTGACTGTGACTATGAACCTGTCATCCGTCTCGTAAAAGAAGTCGCGCAGTGGGTAGTCAGATATGCCAACCGGGACGTCCAGAGCCCTCAGCAGATCGTTTCCAGTCCCGAAATCGTCCGCGAGGAAGAGGGTGTTACCTTCTTCGACGAACTCCTTTATCTTCTTGACCTCTTCGGTCGTGAATGTGGCGTTTGGGCCGATTATCAAAAGGGTCCCCCCGCTCAGGTCGTAGGTGTCGAGGGGATTGATGAGGGGCAGAACGGTCTTCCCCTCGCTGTGGAGGAGAAGCGCGAACTTTGATACACCGTTCCAGCCTGTGTTAAAGGCGCTGTACTCGCTCGAACTTTTGAAGTAGGGCACCGTTATGGGCATGGTGAAGAGGAAGAATGCGAGTAACAGCAGGATTGAGTATTTGAGCGTCCTGTTCATGCGAGCACCCCCATAAGGCGCTTTACTGCCTCCATGAACTCAACGAGCTCTTCAGCGCTAACTTTCATCCCGCCGTAGACCCACCTCTCGTGTATCTCCGTGACCTTCCTCAGGTCTTCGTAGTGGCCCCAGTCCTTCAGGACCCTCAAAGCCTCGCGGGGTGTGAGGCTCTTCGGGATGCCCAGCCTCTCCTTCAGCAGATCCCTTATCATGGTGTAGGCCTCGCCAACATCCTCTGGAATTTCTCTGGGCTCAAGTTCAAATTTGATAATCGGGAGCGGCGTTTGTATGGGTTTCTCAGATCTCTTCAGTCTGAACGGAGAGGGCTTTTCACTTCTCTCGCCCACAACGAGGAGGGCGCCGATGGAGGCTATGATCAGCAGGACGAGAAGGTACCTCCACAGGCTGCTCTGGACGGGTTCAATGGTGACTATCAAGGTGTTTGAGGCGGCTTTCTCGTGGAGAGGGTCCCCGGCGAAGAGTGCGTAGACTTTCATGATTCCGGGTTTTTTGGGCTTCAGGATGAACGAGAAGCTCCCGTTGGTGACCGTAACGTTCATTGCAGGAGTGTCGTTTACGTAGATGAGGACCGTCGTGTTGAGCCCTGGTGTCATGGTCCCGTGGAACTTCCCGGTTTTTCCAGCAGTTATGCTGTCCGGGCCGGCCAGGCTTATCGAGACCGCTATCTTCCTGAATACCAGTGTAACGTTGGTGGCAGTTCCGTCATGAGTTTTGTCCCCCTCGAACTCAAGGGGAACTGTGATAACAGCGGGGATCGGAGAGAAGTAGTCCCTGGAAAGTGTTCCGTTCTCGTCAGTCATGATTGGCACACCATCAACGAGAACGGTTCTGTTAGCGAGGGCGTTGCCGTAGTAGTCAACGAGCTTCGCCTTCAGAGTCAGTGTGGTGTTTATAACCGCTGAGGTTTCTCCCGTGACTATGAAGGAAGTGGGTATTTTGCGAACCTGAATGTGTACCTTGTTTGAGGTCATGTTGCCCTGGACCGCGTAGGCGGTGTAGTTCCCGAGCTCGGTGAACGTGTGCTTAACCGAGAAGTAGCCGTTTGAGGCATCCGCGAGGTACGCTATGGTGACGTTCTCCCCCGCTATTATGAGCGTCAGGGTGCCGTTCTCCGGCGTTGCCCCAAAGAAAGTGACCGTTTCGTTGAGGATCGGCCGGTTATCCGTTACGCTCAGGGTTAAGTTCGTTATTCTGGGTTTTCTGGAGCTTACCGTTTCGATTACCCTCCTCAGGTAGGAGTCAACCTTTCTGGTGTCAAACCTCAAAACCTCGTCGCCGTTGAGGAGCGTTATGTTCTCGATCTCCCGCAGGATGCTCTCCATGTCCCTGGCCGTGTTCCTTATGCCGACCACCAGCGCCGGGTCGCTCGTGTTGTAGTACTCAAGCATAAGCTCGTCCAGGATCACTAAGTTCCGAGAGAAGCTGTAGAAAGGGGGCAGAACCTCTGAGGCCTTTCCGTTAACGCCCCTGCTCTGGTAGTATATGATCTCCTCCCTCAGCAGGTCGAGCTCATACAGCGTCGTGTTGGCTAGCGTCAGGCCGTAAGGATCGCCGTTCAGGGTGTATTTAAGCGAGTCTCCAAACCTCTCCAGAACTTGCGAGAAGTAGGTGTAGAGAAACTCGTCGCGGGGAACCGGTTTTTGGACTCCCCTGGCGGCTATGAACGGGCTTGAGCCAATTATTAGAACAATCAGCAGTGCTGCAACAGTCGTTCCTTTCATCGGTGCTCGCTTCCATAAACTATAAAAATTCTTTTAAGTCTATCCCCCTCGGTGTTGCGATGGGCAGAATAAGCGGGAGCGTCCTAATAGGACTGGGGATTCTTCTCTGGTACACCGGTGGGCAGTCAGGGGAAACCGCCCTTGTAAACCTCGGTATCGGCTCAATACTCCTCGGTCTCGTCGTTTTCCCCATGCCCGGCTGGGGGCACGTGAGCAGGGACGCGCTTGAGTTAGCCGTTGAACCCGGCTGCACCTTCCTGTCGAACCTGGTAAGGGATCTTGAGCTCAAGGGTAAGGCCGTCGTTATCCCGCCGTATGAGAACCTGCCGGAGGGTGGAATATTCATTCCAGCGTCGGAGGAGTTTCACGTCCCCCTGGGGAAGCTCGGTGAGGGTACCGTCCTAGTGACCGGGACGCGGCAGGAGACCGGGCTTTTGATAAGCCCCGTTCCTGGTAGGGGGGTCTTTGAGTACATTGACGAAGACTTAAGCGGGACGGGGATTGGCTATGCTGCCTCCGCTGTTTCGTCCGCCCTGAGCGCCCTCGGTCTCGGCAGTGCGGAGGTCTTCGAGGAGGGAGAGAAGATCGAGGTCTATGTAAAGCCGATCTGCGAGAACCCGTACGCCGACCCGGCAGTTTCCGCGGTTCTCCTTGGAATTGCTGTGGGTTCAGGGGAGCTGATACTCGTGGAGGATGTGGAGAGGGTGAAGGACTACTTCAAGCTGACCCTCAAGAGGCTCGGCGGTGTTGGGAGATGGCTATGAGGGAGAACCTAATAACTTTCTTTGCCGTCTGGATCGTTGTCTCCGCCATTTTCAGCCCTTCCGTTGAGATTTTTCTGACCGTCGCGCTGATAGGGATCCTGATAACCCTTGAACTGGGAGAGTTCTACCTCTCAAGGGACGTAAAGGACTCGTTAAAGCTGTCCGCGTACTTCCTCCTGGTGATCTTTGCCGGAATAGTGGCGAGGAAGGTTTATGAGGTATTGAAGACGTAGCATGTTTGCAGGTATTGGTGTGATGGAATGTTATTTAGCAGGTTATAAACTTGGGAAGAGGTTTCATCTCAGCACGAAAAACTTAAAAGAGTGTTGCGGGCAAAACTACGCTTGGAAGAATAACGGGAGTTACGTGGTAAAAAATACGAGGGGCGTACGTATGAGGACGCTTATAATAATTCCTGCCTACAATGAGGAACTAACGATTGGGTCAGTTGTTGCTCTTGCTAAAAAGTATGGTGATGTTCTGGTAGTGGACGATGGCTCTAAAGATAGGACTTCTCAGGTTGCTCAGAATGCCGGTGCCATTGTTATTAGGCATGAAGTTAACAAGGGAAAGGGTGCGGCGTTAAAAACGGGGTTTGACTACGCCCTCTCAGATGGCTACGATGCCGTTGTAACCATTGACGCCGATGGTCAGCACAATCCCGACGAGATTCCCCTGCTGCTGAAGCCGATTTTGGATGATAAAGCGGATCTGGTCATAGGGTCGAGGTATCTTAATGGTGCTAAGGGGAACATTCCCCTTTACCGGAGGCTTGGGCTGTGGGTGCTGAACACCACCACGAACGTGAGCCTGAACGGGACGCTGAAGATTACAGACTCCCAGTCGGGCTTCAGGGCGATAAACAGGAAGGCCCTCGGCGAGCTGATGAAGATAAGCAGTGACGGCTACAGCATGGAGAGCTACATGCTGGTGCACCTGGCCGAGAAGGGCGTGAGGATTAAAGAGGTGCCGATAACTGTCCGCTACGATGTGCCAAATAAGCATAAGAAGAACCCTCTGAGCCACGGGTTTGGAGTGCTGGCCGCCATTGTTGGGCTGATAGGGTACAGGAGACCCCTGCTGCTGTTCAGCGTTTTGAGCCTTATATCCTTTGCAGTTGCGGGAGTCCTGGCCTACTGGGCGCTGAAACCGTACTATGCTGGTGGAAACGTCTACCTCACCCAGGCCATAGGCGCGGGAATCTTCGTGATAATTGGGATCCAGCTCTTTGTTGCTGGGCTGACGCTGAACGTGCTGGCGAGGATGGTAAGGGAGTGAGCAAGGAGGGTCGAATCAGCGTGAGAATTGCGTTAATTGGCTCCAGGGGGATACCCGGCAAGTACGGTGGGACTGAAACATTTGTTGAGGAACTTTCTAGGCGCCTAGTGAGAGAGGGGTTTCAAGTATATGTTACCTGCGAATCTGATGGGTTTCTGGAAGACGAATACAACGGTATAGTGAGGGTCCATGTCCCATCACTCCAGGGCAAAAGTGTCACAATACCATCAATAAACGACGTTATTGCAACACTGTATCTTCTCTCAAAGCACTCAAACGACGTTGATGTGCTTTATTATGTCTCCCCCGACGGTGCTCTGGCGGCGATATTTGGAAGATTATCAAAAAAGCGAATTCTCATAAACCCCGATGGGATTGAATGGAAACGGTTAGTCAGGAGAATCCAGTTTGTACCGTTCCATCTATTCCCAGTTTATCTGGCCACAATGATCTATATGTATCTCATGGAATACCTTTCATGCAAGTTGCCCGATGTGGTTGTTGCAGATTCTCTCGGGATTAAAGAGAATTTAGAAAGGAGACATAAACCTAGAAGGGTTGTCTACATTGCCTACGGCGCAAGAGAGCTCCTGCCTTCAAGGCTCTCGAAGTGGGAAGAGGTAAGGATACTCCGCAGGTTCGGTCTTGAACCTTTTGGGTATTACCTCACGGTGGCGAGGATAGTCGCCGAGAACAACATCCACATGGAGATTGAGGGGTTTAAAAAAGCAAACTCAACAAAGAAGCTTGTCATCGTCGGGAACTTTAACAAGAATGATCCATATAGTAAATATCTCTTCAAGCTGGCCAAGAACAACGAGAACATACTTTTGCTTGACCCAATTTATGACCGGGAGGCTCTTGGAGTCTTGAGAAAGAATGCCTTTGCCTACATCCACGCCTACGAGGTCGGGGGGACAAATCCCTCCCTGCTTGAGCAGATGCTCTTCAAGAGACCTATATTAGCTTATGACGTGCCGTTCAACAAGGAAGTTCTGCAGGAAGGAGGGATATACTTTAAAGATGCCGGGGATTTAGCCAATAAAATGGAGATGCTTGAGAGGGGTGAGTTTGATTTAAAGCTTATAAAGAAGACGCAGATTA encodes the following:
- a CDS encoding DUF4350 domain-containing protein, translated to MNRTLKYSILLLLAFFLFTMPITVPYFKSSSEYSAFNTGWNGVSKFALLLHSEGKTVLPLINPLDTYDLSGGTLLIIGPNATFTTEEVKKIKEFVEEGNTLFLADDFGTGNDLLRALDVPVGISDYPLRDFFYETDDRFIVTVTIKNPLLARNVSKIVTSDPSAVIVTGKGEIYASRMAMINFHRRQYPIMTEITYGKGRIIVLSDPDILTNNLFDENEPFLRNLADYLPGPVYIDETHHPDFNLYTAGTVTIKRVLPRERAIWITIITGLIAILNELGAFKWLLDIALRPLRRFMVRNASLEEAALLLAREKGWDEGEVLEMIGRMEG
- a CDS encoding DUF4129 domain-containing protein translates to MKGTTVAALLIVLIIGSSPFIAARGVQKPVPRDEFLYTYFSQVLERFGDSLKYTLNGDPYGLTLANTTLYELDLLREEIIYYQSRGVNGKASEVLPPFYSFSRNLVILDELMLEYYNTSDPALVVGIRNTARDMESILREIENITLLNGDEVLRFDTRKVDSYLRRVIETVSSRKPRITNLTLSVTDNRPILNETVTFFGATPENGTLTLIIAGENVTIAYLADASNGYFSVKHTFTELGNYTAYAVQGNMTSNKVHIQVRKIPTSFIVTGETSAVINTTLTLKAKLVDYYGNALANRTVLVDGVPIMTDENGTLSRDYFSPIPAVITVPLEFEGDKTHDGTATNVTLVFRKIAVSISLAGPDSITAGKTGKFHGTMTPGLNTTVLIYVNDTPAMNVTVTNGSFSFILKPKKPGIMKVYALFAGDPLHEKAASNTLIVTIEPVQSSLWRYLLVLLIIASIGALLVVGERSEKPSPFRLKRSEKPIQTPLPIIKFELEPREIPEDVGEAYTMIRDLLKERLGIPKSLTPREALRVLKDWGHYEDLRKVTEIHERWVYGGMKVSAEELVEFMEAVKRLMGVLA
- a CDS encoding glycosyltransferase family 2 protein codes for the protein MRTLIIIPAYNEELTIGSVVALAKKYGDVLVVDDGSKDRTSQVAQNAGAIVIRHEVNKGKGAALKTGFDYALSDGYDAVVTIDADGQHNPDEIPLLLKPILDDKADLVIGSRYLNGAKGNIPLYRRLGLWVLNTTTNVSLNGTLKITDSQSGFRAINRKALGELMKISSDGYSMESYMLVHLAEKGVRIKEVPITVRYDVPNKHKKNPLSHGFGVLAAIVGLIGYRRPLLLFSVLSLISFAVAGVLAYWALKPYYAGGNVYLTQAIGAGIFVIIGIQLFVAGLTLNVLARMVRE
- a CDS encoding DUF1972 domain-containing protein codes for the protein MSKEGRISVRIALIGSRGIPGKYGGTETFVEELSRRLVREGFQVYVTCESDGFLEDEYNGIVRVHVPSLQGKSVTIPSINDVIATLYLLSKHSNDVDVLYYVSPDGALAAIFGRLSKKRILINPDGIEWKRLVRRIQFVPFHLFPVYLATMIYMYLMEYLSCKLPDVVVADSLGIKENLERRHKPRRVVYIAYGARELLPSRLSKWEEVRILRRFGLEPFGYYLTVARIVAENNIHMEIEGFKKANSTKKLVIVGNFNKNDPYSKYLFKLAKNNENILLLDPIYDREALGVLRKNAFAYIHAYEVGGTNPSLLEQMLFKRPILAYDVPFNKEVLQEGGIYFKDAGDLANKMEMLERGEFDLKLIKKTQIKRIRRQYNWERVAMEYERVFRALIRRAQG